Proteins encoded together in one Oryzias latipes chromosome 11, ASM223467v1 window:
- the ncdn gene encoding neurochondrin isoform X1, with product MADSDESTSPETEKEQGRGGEEGCLTDTQGQMLDRCLHALKQAKNDSHTLAALLLITRVCPARQLDKRSLRRIFEAVGLNLPARLLVTATREDVPAGMAPSDPLSLGATLLAALSTDPDMAAHPQLLATVPLLLNLLANGSKPGAQQKPGGLSPEGDEGSDGGLGQDGSSGSSSSQQTFQLDEATAADCYQVLTSVCALPQGPELLLSRGAVPALCQAVEQNQILSRQRGLPLLGHLLSAKTKKKVWNKHPAELLALLLRLSTDFCRASEPNRLSSCAQLAQFLPPAGMAIESKELRDAMSSVWEQLRPMLQSRLTPRQIGPILVLCACLLDLYGWDQAGPPKFCCLLVNRACVEVRMGLEEPPGNELSPELQNTLTGCYRILEAAMEQACSAVDAPSPAPALPALSLQQSRQVLQVLEEAFSAVMFYLQQVDASRYGDPFVFASFRSLCSWLAEETSCLKQEVIDLLPFLVGYARHHLQGAAAEQSLSDWMAKASVTEEGGAWTGGEALRYLLPALCHLSAEDAPRKVLLGLEAHSLLVDFLKQSWTSLKGRSIRDPSLETACSTLLNFAVTEPERVRMDLCFRTLEAHLSEALPVLVNKPRLLVLAANYCTLGLMIGRLKCPPSGSVEAGQRRFFLAALQFLRGALETHPGSGPAHVSASWETSWDEVAELWRLSLQALGGCARAQAWIPALLRDEGWLHYMLAILSQSSALPDQNTQDALQEALCAAAQQCPLCKQEIAEAMRKSDGGALREMRSLKMLVGAN from the exons ATGGCTGACAGCGACGAGTCTACTTCTCCTGAAACTGAAAAGGAGcaggggagaggaggagaagaagggtGTCTTACTGACACACAGGGACAGATGTTAGACAGATGTCTTCACGCGCTCAAGCAAGCGAAGAACGATAGTCACACGTTAGCCGCCCTACTACTG ATCACCCGCGTGTGTCCGGCGCGTCAGCTGGACAAACGCAGCCTGCGGCGCATCTTTGAGGCGGTTGGGCTAAACCTCCCAGCACGCCTCCTGGTCACAGCCACCCGGGAGGATGTCCCCGCAGGCATGGCCCCCTCTGACCCCCTGAGTCTGGGAGCCACCCTGCTAGCAGCTCTGAGCACAGACCCAGACATGGCTGCTCATCCGCAGCTCCTCGCCACCGTCCCCTTACTACTCAATCTCTTAGCTAACGGATCAAAGCCGGGTGCTCAGCAAAAGCCTGGAGGATTGAGTCCAGAAGGGGATGAGGGGTCAGATGGAGGTTTAGGTCAAGATGGGAGTAGTGGATCCTCCTCGTCACAGCAAACATTCCAGCTGGACGAGGCCACGGCCGCAGACTGCTACCAGGTGCTGACCTCCGTCTGCGCCTTACCTCAGGGTCCGGAGCTGCTCCTGAGCAGGGGGGCCGTCCCCGCTCTGTGCCAGGCTGTAGAGCAGAACCAGATCCTGAGTCGACAGCGGGGCCTACCCCTGCTGGGCCACCTCCTCTCTGCAAAAACCAAGAAGAAGGTTTGGAATAAACACCCAGCAGAGCTCCTCGCCTTGCTGCTCAGACTTTCCACTGACTTCTGCCGGGCCTCAGAACCAAACCGGCTCAGCTCGTGTGCCCAGCTGGCGCAGTTCCTGCCCCCAGCAGGGATGGCGATAGAGAGCAAGGAGCTCAGGGATGCCATGAGCTCAGTGTGGGAGCAGTTGAGACCCATGCTGCAGTCCAGGCTAACTCCCAGACAGATCGGGCCCATCCTGGTGCTCTGCGCTTGCCTGCTGGATTTGTACGGCTGGGACCAGGCGGGACCGCCTAAGTTCTGCTGCCTGCTGGTGAACCGGGCTTGCGTGGAGGTTCGGATGGGTTTGGAGGAACCACCGGGGAACGAGCTGAGCCCGGAGCTGCAGAACACGCTAACAg GCTGCTACAGGATCTTGGAGGCGGCTATGGAGCAGGCCTGCAGCGCCGTTGATGCTCCGAGCCCCGCCCCTGCCCTCCCCGCCCTCAGCCTGCAGCAGAGCCGGCAGGTCCTGCAGGTTCTCGAGGAGGCCTTCTCTGCCGTCATGTTCTACCTGCAGCAG GTGGATGCCAGTCGTTATGGCGACCCATTTGTTTTCGCCTCCTTCCGCTCCCTGTGCTCCTGGCTGGCTGAggagacttcctgtttgaagcaggaagtgatAGATCTGCTGCCGTTCCTGGTCGGGTACGCACGGCACCACCTGCAGGGCGCCGCTGCCGAGCAGAGCCTTTCTGACTGGATGGCTAAGGCGTCCGTCACTGAGGAGGGAGGGGCGTGGACGGGTGGAGAGGCTCTGAG GTACCTCCTCCCAGCTCTGTGCCACCTGTCGGCAGAAGACGCTCCGAGGAAGGTTCTCCTCGGCCTGGAGGCTCACAGCCTGCTGGTGGATTTCCTGAAACAGAGCTGGACATCCCTGAAGGGGCGGAGCATCAGAGATCCCAGCCTGGAGACCGCATGCTCCACCCTCCTCAACTTTGCCGTCACCGAACCGGAGAGGGTCAG GATGGACCTCTGCTTCAGAACCCTGGAGGCCCATCTGAGTGAAGCACTTCCTGTTCTGGTGAATAAGCCCCGCCTCCTGGTCCTAGCAGCAAATTACTGCACTCTGGGGCTGATGATTGGCAGGTTGAAGTGTCCTCCCTCAG GTTCGGTGGAAGCGGGTCAGAGGCGCTTCTTCCTGGCAGCCCTGCAGTTCCTGCGTGGCGCCCTGGAGACTCACCCTGGTTCCGGCCCGGCCCACGTGAGCGCCTCCTGGGAGACGAGCTGGGACGAAGTGGCGGAGCTTTGGAGGCTGAGCCTGCAGGCGCTGGGTGGCTGCGCGCGTGCACAGGCCTGGATCCCGGCACTGCTGCGCGACGAAGGCTGGCTCCATTACATGCTCGCCATCCTGAGCCAGAGCAGCGCACTGCCCGACCAGAATACGCAGGACGCCCTGCAGGAGGCGCTGTGCGCCGCCGCCCAGCAGTGCCCGCTTTGCAAGCAGGAGATCGCAGAGGCGATGAGGAAGAGCGATGGAGGAGCTCTGAGAGAAATGAGAAGTCTGAAGATGTTGGTTGGAGCAAACTGA
- the ncdn gene encoding neurochondrin isoform X2, whose translation MAPSDPLSLGATLLAALSTDPDMAAHPQLLATVPLLLNLLANGSKPGAQQKPGGLSPEGDEGSDGGLGQDGSSGSSSSQQTFQLDEATAADCYQVLTSVCALPQGPELLLSRGAVPALCQAVEQNQILSRQRGLPLLGHLLSAKTKKKVWNKHPAELLALLLRLSTDFCRASEPNRLSSCAQLAQFLPPAGMAIESKELRDAMSSVWEQLRPMLQSRLTPRQIGPILVLCACLLDLYGWDQAGPPKFCCLLVNRACVEVRMGLEEPPGNELSPELQNTLTGCYRILEAAMEQACSAVDAPSPAPALPALSLQQSRQVLQVLEEAFSAVMFYLQQVDASRYGDPFVFASFRSLCSWLAEETSCLKQEVIDLLPFLVGYARHHLQGAAAEQSLSDWMAKASVTEEGGAWTGGEALRYLLPALCHLSAEDAPRKVLLGLEAHSLLVDFLKQSWTSLKGRSIRDPSLETACSTLLNFAVTEPERVRMDLCFRTLEAHLSEALPVLVNKPRLLVLAANYCTLGLMIGRLKCPPSGSVEAGQRRFFLAALQFLRGALETHPGSGPAHVSASWETSWDEVAELWRLSLQALGGCARAQAWIPALLRDEGWLHYMLAILSQSSALPDQNTQDALQEALCAAAQQCPLCKQEIAEAMRKSDGGALREMRSLKMLVGAN comes from the exons ATGGCCCCCTCTGACCCCCTGAGTCTGGGAGCCACCCTGCTAGCAGCTCTGAGCACAGACCCAGACATGGCTGCTCATCCGCAGCTCCTCGCCACCGTCCCCTTACTACTCAATCTCTTAGCTAACGGATCAAAGCCGGGTGCTCAGCAAAAGCCTGGAGGATTGAGTCCAGAAGGGGATGAGGGGTCAGATGGAGGTTTAGGTCAAGATGGGAGTAGTGGATCCTCCTCGTCACAGCAAACATTCCAGCTGGACGAGGCCACGGCCGCAGACTGCTACCAGGTGCTGACCTCCGTCTGCGCCTTACCTCAGGGTCCGGAGCTGCTCCTGAGCAGGGGGGCCGTCCCCGCTCTGTGCCAGGCTGTAGAGCAGAACCAGATCCTGAGTCGACAGCGGGGCCTACCCCTGCTGGGCCACCTCCTCTCTGCAAAAACCAAGAAGAAGGTTTGGAATAAACACCCAGCAGAGCTCCTCGCCTTGCTGCTCAGACTTTCCACTGACTTCTGCCGGGCCTCAGAACCAAACCGGCTCAGCTCGTGTGCCCAGCTGGCGCAGTTCCTGCCCCCAGCAGGGATGGCGATAGAGAGCAAGGAGCTCAGGGATGCCATGAGCTCAGTGTGGGAGCAGTTGAGACCCATGCTGCAGTCCAGGCTAACTCCCAGACAGATCGGGCCCATCCTGGTGCTCTGCGCTTGCCTGCTGGATTTGTACGGCTGGGACCAGGCGGGACCGCCTAAGTTCTGCTGCCTGCTGGTGAACCGGGCTTGCGTGGAGGTTCGGATGGGTTTGGAGGAACCACCGGGGAACGAGCTGAGCCCGGAGCTGCAGAACACGCTAACAg GCTGCTACAGGATCTTGGAGGCGGCTATGGAGCAGGCCTGCAGCGCCGTTGATGCTCCGAGCCCCGCCCCTGCCCTCCCCGCCCTCAGCCTGCAGCAGAGCCGGCAGGTCCTGCAGGTTCTCGAGGAGGCCTTCTCTGCCGTCATGTTCTACCTGCAGCAG GTGGATGCCAGTCGTTATGGCGACCCATTTGTTTTCGCCTCCTTCCGCTCCCTGTGCTCCTGGCTGGCTGAggagacttcctgtttgaagcaggaagtgatAGATCTGCTGCCGTTCCTGGTCGGGTACGCACGGCACCACCTGCAGGGCGCCGCTGCCGAGCAGAGCCTTTCTGACTGGATGGCTAAGGCGTCCGTCACTGAGGAGGGAGGGGCGTGGACGGGTGGAGAGGCTCTGAG GTACCTCCTCCCAGCTCTGTGCCACCTGTCGGCAGAAGACGCTCCGAGGAAGGTTCTCCTCGGCCTGGAGGCTCACAGCCTGCTGGTGGATTTCCTGAAACAGAGCTGGACATCCCTGAAGGGGCGGAGCATCAGAGATCCCAGCCTGGAGACCGCATGCTCCACCCTCCTCAACTTTGCCGTCACCGAACCGGAGAGGGTCAG GATGGACCTCTGCTTCAGAACCCTGGAGGCCCATCTGAGTGAAGCACTTCCTGTTCTGGTGAATAAGCCCCGCCTCCTGGTCCTAGCAGCAAATTACTGCACTCTGGGGCTGATGATTGGCAGGTTGAAGTGTCCTCCCTCAG GTTCGGTGGAAGCGGGTCAGAGGCGCTTCTTCCTGGCAGCCCTGCAGTTCCTGCGTGGCGCCCTGGAGACTCACCCTGGTTCCGGCCCGGCCCACGTGAGCGCCTCCTGGGAGACGAGCTGGGACGAAGTGGCGGAGCTTTGGAGGCTGAGCCTGCAGGCGCTGGGTGGCTGCGCGCGTGCACAGGCCTGGATCCCGGCACTGCTGCGCGACGAAGGCTGGCTCCATTACATGCTCGCCATCCTGAGCCAGAGCAGCGCACTGCCCGACCAGAATACGCAGGACGCCCTGCAGGAGGCGCTGTGCGCCGCCGCCCAGCAGTGCCCGCTTTGCAAGCAGGAGATCGCAGAGGCGATGAGGAAGAGCGATGGAGGAGCTCTGAGAGAAATGAGAAGTCTGAAGATGTTGGTTGGAGCAAACTGA